The Clostridium sporogenes region AATGCTGTTGATTCCGTTAAAAGTCAAATTCCAAAGGATTTAAATGTAGACTCAGATAATGACGGCAAAGTTGATAATGTGTGCTTTATTATAAAGGGAGCGACAACTGGATGGTCATCACTTTTATGGCCTCATAAATGGAATATGTTCTACCAAGATGTAAGAATAAATGGTAAAAAAATAGATACTTATAATTTCCAATTGGAAGATTTTATAGGTGATAATGGTATTGGAGTTTTAAGCCATGAAATGTTCCACACCTTAGGAGCCCCGGATCTTTATCACTATAATTATGATGGCAAAGTTGCTGTAGGACCATGGGATGTAATGGATCAAACCGCATCTATTCCTCAATCCATGGGGGCATACATGAAAATGAATTACGGTAAGTGGCTTAATAACATAAATGAAATAAATAAACCAGGAAAATATTCAATAGGTAAAATAGGTAATGAAGCTAATAACAGTTATATTATAAAGTCACCAAATTCAAACAAAGAATATTTTATAGTAGAATACAGAAAAAATGAAGGACAATATGAATCAAATTTACCTGGAGAAGGGTTATTAGTTTATAGAATTAATACAGCATTTCAAGGTAGAGGTAATTCTAGTGGTAATGATGAAGTATATGTATACAGACCAAGTGGAAATTTAAATAATGTTGGAGATATATCTAAAGCAGCTTTAGCTTATAATAAAACAAGTATAAATTCAAAGGAATTATTCTTATCAGATGGAAGTGATAGCGGAATAAGTTTAGAAAATATTAATGTATCAGGTAACACTGTTAACTTTAATGTTGTTATAAATGTACAAACTGCTGGTGGTGAAACTGTTGATAAAAACTTACCACTTAAACACCAAGTGAATTTTGATGATACCAAAACATTATCAAACACTGAAAATATAATTGGTGAATGTGTATATGGAAAGAAAATTAATAATATAGAATTATATATAAATGGATATAAATATATGGATGCTGAACGTAGCAAATTAAATGATCCAGGAAATAAATATAAAGGTTATGACTTATCTAAAGCTGCATTCAAATTTTCAATGGACTTTTCAAGATGGTATGAATCTAATTATCCATACGAAATAAAGGTAACTACAGAAGATGGACAAAGGATTTCAATTAAAAAAGGTTACTTAAGAGTAAAAAAACATGAAAACAGCAAGAAATTACCTTTCAAAGGTAATTTCAACTTAGGAGATAATGAAGCTTTATATGGTACTAGAACTTTAACTGGTGAATGTGTTTATGGAAAAGAAATTAAGGCAGTTAAATTATATGTTAACGGATATCCATATGTTGATGCAAAAAGATATGCAATAAGAGATTACCAAAATAAATATGCTGGATATGACTTATCAAAAGCAGGATTTAAATTTGATTTATATTTTTCAAATTGGCACAATTATGACTATCCTTACAAAGTAGTAGCAATAAACTCTGAAGGAAATGAAATATTAATTAAAGAAGGTCATTTAAAGGTTAGAAACTAATATTATAAATTAAAATGCTTTAAATGATGCTTTAAGTATATGTAAGTAGGTAAATTTGTATAAAAACAAATTTACCTACATTTTTTATAGCATAAGTAAATAAATTTTGAGCAATTATAAATAAGCCTTTGCTATATCTATTATTACATCAATCCTATCTCTATATTTAATTTTATTCTATTATAGTTTATCTTCTATGCTTAAAAATTACTTAATAATGATCAATTCTTTTAACTATACTTTTTTAGACAAAGTTTAAATTCCACTCCTTTTTCACTGTTTGAAATAGAATACTTTCCATTATGTGCATCTAAAATCATTTTTACTATATAAAGTCCAAGGCCACTACCTCCACTTTTCCTATTACGAGATTTCTCAATTCTATAAAAAGGTTTAAATATTTCTTTGAGTTCATTTTCCTCTATATAGATTCCTGTATTTTCTATCTTTAATACAATTTCATCTCTTTCTTCATATAGATTTGCATAAACTTTTTCATTTTTTGGAGAATGATTAATAGCATTGGTTATTATATTGTTCACTACTTTTTTTAATAATTTACTATCTCCACAAACAAATAAATCTTCTTTTATATTTTTATCTATGAATATATTCTTTCTTTTAGATATAAAAGAGGTATTATAAATACATTCTTCAACCATTTTACTTAAAAAAACTTGCTCTTTTTTAGGTTTAAAGCCCTGAGACTCTAATTTTGATATTTCTAAAGTTTCCTTAACCATATATTCCATATCATTTAAAACTTCAAGGTTTCTTTTTAAATATTTATCCCTATCCTTATAAATACCTATATTAGATAGCATTCCTTCTATTTGACCCTTTAAAATAGTTATAGGGGTTTTTAATTCATGAGATATAGTTGCTATAAATTCTCTTCTTTTTTTCTCTATTTCTCTTTCTTTTAAAATATCATCTAATAATTGTTCATTAGCTCTTTGGAGTTCTTCCATAGAGATCCTTAGATTACTGGACAGGTCATTTAAACTTTGAGAAAGTTCTCCTATTTCATCCTCCCCTTTTACCGTACACTTTTTAGTAAAATCTAATTTAGCCATCTCCTTAGCTACTTTATTCATGCTTATTAACGGCTTAGATATAACTTTAGAATAAATTAATCCCCCTATTACAGAAATTAAAATTACAACTAATCCTATGTAAGGTATAAGTAAAAATAGAACTTTAGATGCCTCTGATACAGGCTGAAGTGGAGCAGTTAAATATAAATTATACTTTTCTTCACTATTATAGAATTTTATTTTTCTATAACTTGTATACATTGGTCTAGTATTAGTTTTTTCTATATTCTTAAAATGAGATAAATCTTCTTTTTTAGGGATAGCTACAAGGCCTTTTTGAAGAACATTAGTAAAATAAATAACCTTTCCATATTCGTCTGTTACTACTATATTGGCATTATTATTAAATGAAATTTGCCCCAAATATTCTTCAATATTATTTATATGTAATTTAGGTGTATTATCTACTATACTATCTAATTGATTTTCTATAGTCATTTTTTTATATTTATGATAATAATTAGGTAACAACATATAAATTATAGAGTAAGTACATATAGAACTTATTACTAATAATAATGTAGTTACTAAAAATAGCTTATATACTATACTTTTTTTAAATTTATTTTTCAATTTTATACCCCACTCCCCTTATGGTCTTTATATAATCTATGTTTAGTTTTTGTCTCAAATTTTTGATATGAGTATCTATAACACGGGTATCTCCAAAATAATCATATCCCCATATTTGATTTAATAAAGATTCCCTAGAAAAAACCCTTCCTACATTTGATATTAATATTTCTAATATCTGGAATTCTTTATAAGTTAGTTCTATTTCTTTATTATTAACTAAAGTTTTATAATTAGAAGGATATATTGTTATTTCTTCAAAGGTTAAAGTTGAATTATTTTCCTCTAATCCATTGGCTCTTCTAAGTACTGCCTCCACTCTTTTTATTAATAAATTAATAGAAAATGGTTTTGTTATGTAATCATCTACTTTTAACTCAAAACCTCTCATTTCATCCTCTTCTTCCCCTAAAGCAGTAAGCATTATTATAGGCACACTTGATTCCTTTCTTATGATTTCACATACTACAAATCCATCTATTTTAGGAAGCATCACATCTAAAATTATTAAATCAAAATTCCCCTCTCTAAACATCTCCACCGCCATTAATCCATCTGTAGCTTCCTCTACTAAATACCGGCTTTCCTTTAAAACTTCACTTATAATAGTTTGTATATCAAAATCATCCTCTACTACAAGAATTTTCTTTGGCATTGTAATTCATCTCCTGTTTAAATATATCATTATCCTACATAATTATTTTTTAATATTAAAATACTTATAATATTTACCTTATTCGTCATCTATAAACTGCTAAAATATTAAATTTTTTAAATAAAAATAAATTCCTTTATATTTTATACTAATAAATACTTTAAATCCATGAATATATTTTTAATAATTATTATATATCATTGTTTAAAAATAAAAAATATGTGTATCTCAAAATAAAAATAGCTTTAATTTTAAAACCGTAAATATAATTATTTATATTTACTCTATTAAAATTAAAGCTATTTTGAGATGCCATTTTTTATTATCTTAGTTATCTAAGTTGTGTTTGTACAAAACTTAGATAGTTAAAAGTTTTACTATTCTAAGTTTATATTCTTATTTTTTTCAGCAAATCTTTCCTTAATCTCATCTTTTCTACGTTTAATATCTGTAGTGTTTATAGTAGCTATTACTCCTTCTACTACACTTTGAAATCTTTCAAAAGGGATTCCTACTGCCATTTCTTCATCCTTCCATTTTGCTAAAAATCTAGTGCTTGGACAAAGAACTGTAGTATTTAATCTACCTTTTATATAGGGTTCTACAGTAGCTTCTGCACAAATTGCTTGCATTGAAGCACCTGTAATTTCTAATCTACCACCTTCATGGTATACATATCCTTGCTGAATTCTCATAGCTTGATAAGGATTTACTATAAAAATAACTACATCTGGAATAGTTTTAAATTCTTCTAAGGGTGCTACTGCAACACCATATGTAGTAGCACCTGTTCTATATAATCCAGGTACTCCTTCTCTTACTCTTCTTGCTGCAGCTGGGGTTTTATATAAATTATAAGAAAAATATTCTGCACCGGACTCTATCCTTTCTGTGGAAGGTTCAAGATTTAACGCAGTAGTGCCTCCATCACAGCTCAAATGTTCAAGTCTTATTTTGAATGCTTTCCCTCTAGTAGCCTTCTCTACTACACAGCAATAAGATAATGGTGCATTAGGTTCCTTCCATTCTAATTTACTGTACTCCTCTTTATCAAAATATAATTTTATGCCTACAGGTTTTCTACTAAAATTTAATGCACAGTTAATATCTTCACATAATTCTTTAACAATAGTTTTATCATATGGATCCTGTGGAAATCCATATGTTATTTTTTCATGTTTAAATGGCATATTTTATCCCTCCAATGTTTTATTATTGTACATACTTAACAGCAAAAGCAACAAGATTATTTAAATAAAGTATAACTACAACAGAAATAATATATAAAATATAAACTGTTGTCATAATTATTTCATTTATAGGCATATGAAGCTTTCTGTAATAGGTTCTAGTTTTGTATTTATCAAAAGCACGTGTTTCCATAGCCATGGATATTCTTATACCCTTTCTAACAGCATTAGCCATCATGGGAAGTATATATCTTTGTGAATTCCATACTTTAATAAAAGGATTTTTGCTTTCCACAATTCCTCTTACTTCATGGGCATATTTTATGGTTTGAAGTTCCTCTTTAAAGGTAGGGAGAAATCTATAAGCAGTTAAAAAAGCATAGCCTATCTTAGGAGGCGTCTTAAAATATTTTATTAAAGATATAACAAACTCTGTAGGATCCGTTGTTTTTACGAAAATAGAAGTATAAATGCTTATTAATATTATCCTAAACCCTAAGCCTAATACAGCAATAACCTTAAGAGTTTCTCCACTAATATATCTAAGCGCTAAAATAACAAACATAAAAGTTACTGACATTATTATAAACCCTTTAACAGAATTTAATATTTGTAAAATACCTAAACTACTAAAAATAGAAGTAATTATAATTCCACTAATAATCAAAATACTTGATGTATAAGGTTTAAAATCTAGAGATCCTATGATAGTTATCAGTATAAGAATAAGTAACTTTAAAAATGGATTCATCTTATCTATAAAATAATTTTTTTTAGTCATATTTTCTCCTTCTTTTTAGGTAAAAATATTTTCTTTCATATTTTTTGGTGAACCTTCATATTTTACTTCTCCATTTTCCAAATATATTACTCTGTCACAACAATTTAAAACCATATCCATATCGTGAGTTATCATAAGAATAGATGTACCTTCGCTGTTTATTTTATATAATAAATTTATTAATTCCTTAAGATTACTTCTATCTTGTCCATAGGTTGGTTCATCCAAAATTAAGATAGATTGTCCATTTATCATCATGCTGGCTGTACTTAACCTTCTTTTTTGTCCTTGACTTAAAGAAAATGGATTTGATAACCTATGGCTAGCTAAATCAAACATGGACAAATATGAGTCTACAGTGTTTTTAATTGTTTCTGAATTTTGCTTTGTTATTTCTAGACTTAATGCCATTTCCTTTTCAACGGTCATTTTAATAAATTGATGCTCAGGATTTTGAAACACAAGTCCCATATGTTCTCCTAATTCTCGTGGATTTATATTTTTTATATTTATATCCCTTACTAATATATCTCCCTTATCTGCTTTTAATAATCCCATTAATATTTTTGATAAAGTAGATTTACCTGCCCCATTTGGGCCAATAATGGCTGATATTTCCCCTTTTCTTAATGAAAAGTTTACATTTTTTAGCACTTTAATATTTTTATTATAAGAAAAGCATATTTCTTTAGCTTCTAATACTTTTTCTTTAGTTAATTGTTTTCTATTAACAGTAGGAA contains the following coding sequences:
- a CDS encoding ABC transporter ATP-binding protein; protein product: MLEIKNLRLSFQNNYKVFQDVNIKVKKNRVTLLTGKSGCGKSSLLMCITGVIPDIIEGNITGEIIYKGKNIEKKGVKAVSGEIAYMFQDPDSQLCTFTVEDEIAFGLENIKVNPCEMYHTIDKVLDRIGIKHLKKRQLNHLSGGEKQKVALASILALDPEVILMDEPTANLDPKSTMEIINLIKDLRDKFGKTILIVEHKIDEFSEIIDDVIWFERDQAKNIDKESFIQSYKSESTLPTVNRKQLTKEKVLEAKEICFSYNKNIKVLKNVNFSLRKGEISAIIGPNGAGKSTLSKILMGLLKADKGDILVRDINIKNINPRELGEHMGLVFQNPEHQFIKMTVEKEMALSLEITKQNSETIKNTVDSYLSMFDLASHRLSNPFSLSQGQKRRLSTASMMINGQSILILDEPTYGQDRSNLKELINLLYKINSEGTSILMITHDMDMVLNCCDRVIYLENGEVKYEGSPKNMKENIFT
- a CDS encoding energy-coupling factor transporter transmembrane component T, which produces MTKKNYFIDKMNPFLKLLILILITIIGSLDFKPYTSSILIISGIIITSIFSSLGILQILNSVKGFIIMSVTFMFVILALRYISGETLKVIAVLGLGFRIILISIYTSIFVKTTDPTEFVISLIKYFKTPPKIGYAFLTAYRFLPTFKEELQTIKYAHEVRGIVESKNPFIKVWNSQRYILPMMANAVRKGIRISMAMETRAFDKYKTRTYYRKLHMPINEIIMTTVYILYIISVVVILYLNNLVAFAVKYVQ
- a CDS encoding response regulator transcription factor, with product MPKKILVVEDDFDIQTIISEVLKESRYLVEEATDGLMAVEMFREGNFDLIILDVMLPKIDGFVVCEIIRKESSVPIIMLTALGEEEDEMRGFELKVDDYITKPFSINLLIKRVEAVLRRANGLEENNSTLTFEEITIYPSNYKTLVNNKEIELTYKEFQILEILISNVGRVFSRESLLNQIWGYDYFGDTRVIDTHIKNLRQKLNIDYIKTIRGVGYKIEK
- a CDS encoding M6 family metalloprotease domain-containing protein, with product MKKNLLPKLVLPILVASSTIIGANQTKVSAAPIKDAEVTLTQPDGQVIQCYASGDEFYNYLHDSNGRAIVKDEKTGYYVYGKYVKSKVQPSRERVTKSNIETLKQIDSDSKVNMKDVKAPKQEIEKQRELLNANNPIQRTKNIGQLNNIVIFIKFSDQDEITRDFSIYDRQFNSKNQASLNNYYKEVSYNKLDVNTTFYPKPNGDKVLSYTDSHPRSYYTNVPQNERAAREQTLLKNAVDSVKSQIPKDLNVDSDNDGKVDNVCFIIKGATTGWSSLLWPHKWNMFYQDVRINGKKIDTYNFQLEDFIGDNGIGVLSHEMFHTLGAPDLYHYNYDGKVAVGPWDVMDQTASIPQSMGAYMKMNYGKWLNNINEINKPGKYSIGKIGNEANNSYIIKSPNSNKEYFIVEYRKNEGQYESNLPGEGLLVYRINTAFQGRGNSSGNDEVYVYRPSGNLNNVGDISKAALAYNKTSINSKELFLSDGSDSGISLENINVSGNTVNFNVVINVQTAGGETVDKNLPLKHQVNFDDTKTLSNTENIIGECVYGKKINNIELYINGYKYMDAERSKLNDPGNKYKGYDLSKAAFKFSMDFSRWYESNYPYEIKVTTEDGQRISIKKGYLRVKKHENSKKLPFKGNFNLGDNEALYGTRTLTGECVYGKEIKAVKLYVNGYPYVDAKRYAIRDYQNKYAGYDLSKAGFKFDLYFSNWHNYDYPYKVVAINSEGNEILIKEGHLKVRN
- a CDS encoding HAMP domain-containing sensor histidine kinase encodes the protein MKNKFKKSIVYKLFLVTTLLLVISSICTYSIIYMLLPNYYHKYKKMTIENQLDSIVDNTPKLHINNIEEYLGQISFNNNANIVVTDEYGKVIYFTNVLQKGLVAIPKKEDLSHFKNIEKTNTRPMYTSYRKIKFYNSEEKYNLYLTAPLQPVSEASKVLFLLIPYIGLVVILISVIGGLIYSKVISKPLISMNKVAKEMAKLDFTKKCTVKGEDEIGELSQSLNDLSSNLRISMEELQRANEQLLDDILKEREIEKKRREFIATISHELKTPITILKGQIEGMLSNIGIYKDRDKYLKRNLEVLNDMEYMVKETLEISKLESQGFKPKKEQVFLSKMVEECIYNTSFISKRKNIFIDKNIKEDLFVCGDSKLLKKVVNNIITNAINHSPKNEKVYANLYEERDEIVLKIENTGIYIEENELKEIFKPFYRIEKSRNRKSGGSGLGLYIVKMILDAHNGKYSISNSEKGVEFKLCLKKYS
- a CDS encoding DUF169 domain-containing protein gives rise to the protein MPFKHEKITYGFPQDPYDKTIVKELCEDINCALNFSRKPVGIKLYFDKEEYSKLEWKEPNAPLSYCCVVEKATRGKAFKIRLEHLSCDGGTTALNLEPSTERIESGAEYFSYNLYKTPAAARRVREGVPGLYRTGATTYGVAVAPLEEFKTIPDVVIFIVNPYQAMRIQQGYVYHEGGRLEITGASMQAICAEATVEPYIKGRLNTTVLCPSTRFLAKWKDEEMAVGIPFERFQSVVEGVIATINTTDIKRRKDEIKERFAEKNKNINLE